The following coding sequences lie in one Oncorhynchus masou masou isolate Uvic2021 chromosome 20, UVic_Omas_1.1, whole genome shotgun sequence genomic window:
- the LOC135507094 gene encoding NADH dehydrogenase [ubiquinone] 1 beta subcomplex subunit 6-like, with protein sequence MTGYTADEKLRVEQISNLRRKWLKDQELSPREPVLPKTAPWPVAKFWAGFLEPKTLWRLYTYKVYTGGVFALTRLLIPAWVVHYYVKYHVAKKPYGIVELKPRLFPGDTILETGEVVPDLPESHGHH encoded by the exons ATGACTGGTTACACAGCAGACGAAAAGCTCCGCGTAGAGCAGATTTCAAACCTCAGGAGGAAATGGCTGAAGGACCAAGAGCTCAGTCCCAGAGAGCCCGTGCTGCCAAAGACAGCCCCCTGGCCGGTGGCAAAATTCTGGGCTGGCTTTCTGGAACCGAAGACCCTGTGGAGGCTTTAC ACCTACAAAGTCTACACTGGTGGCGTGTTCGCCTTGACCCGGTTGCTGATTCCTGCCTGGGTTGTGCATTATTATGTGAAGTATCATGTTGCT AAAAAGCCCTATGGCATCGTGGAGCTGAAGCCCAGACTGTTCCCT GGTGACACCATCTTGGAGACGGGAGAGGTTGTTCCAGACCTCCCAGAGAGCCATGGTCACCACTGA
- the LOC135507091 gene encoding uncharacterized protein LOC135507091, with the protein MDVNPDSPYYINLLDSKTHPEDHREYVMFHGCSKESAELIKRDGFKPSSADRMLGAGVYVSRDIRKACKYPPDVPDSEKRVLKVRVDVGRVKVIDRQNHPMQKTWHTVHGFDTAWVPPNVGMVLCNQEEDCVYDPKRIKVIEVMKVTEDNLSQYDHLQSGVSPEDSHIYVMYHGTSKQIAVDIQRNGFKPSKDGMLGAGVYLSRDIRKVIRYPLNTQLMTIPDSDRMVLKVKVDVGRVKVIKRQRHPMQKTWHTEHGFDTAWVPPNVGMVPSNQEEDCVYDPKRIKVLAMLKVPNLKNVNPWLNNPLQN; encoded by the exons ATGGATGTTAACCCTGATTCCCCCTACTACATCAACTTGCTTGACAGCAAGACTCATCCTGAAGATCACAGAGAATATGTGATGTTTCATGGCTGCTCAAAAGAGAGCGCAGAGTTGATTAAGAGGGACGGCTTCAAACCATCAAGTGCAGATAGAATGCTTGGTGCTGGTGTTTATGTTAGTCGGGACATCCGAAAAGCCTGTAAATACCCTCCTGATGTTCCTGACTCTGAGAAAAGAGTACTAAAAGTCAGAGTGGATGTCGGCAGGGTTAAGGTCATAGACAGGCAGAACCACCCCATGCAGAAGACATGGCACACTGTGCATGGCTTTGACACtgcctgggttcctcctaatgttGGCATGGTActgtgtaaccaggaggaggacTGTGTCTATGACCCAAAGAGAATCAAAGTCATCGAGGTCATGAAGGTTACTGAAGATAACTT ATCTCAGTATGATCATCTACAGAGTGGAGTCTCCCCTGAGGACAGCCACATCTATGTGATGTATCATGGAACATCGAAACAGATTGCTGTGGATATACAGAGAAATGGATTCAAACCTTCCAAAGATGGCATGCTTGGTGCCGGTGTCTACCTCAGTCGAGACATCCGAAAAGTCATTAGATACCCCCTCAACACCCAATTGATGACCATTCCTGACTCTGATAGGATGGTTCTGAAAGTAAAGGTGGATGTTGGCAGAGTTAAGGTGATAAAAAGGCAGAGACACCCAATGCAGAAGACCTGGCACACTGAGCATGGCTTTGACACtgcctgggttcctcctaatgttGGCATGGTGCCGAGCAACCAAGAGGAGGACTGTGTCTACGACCCAAAGAGAATCAAAGTGTTGGCAATGCTGAAAGTGCCCAACTTAAAGAA TGTAAACCCTTGGTTGAACAATCCACTGCAAAACTGA
- the LOC135507087 gene encoding uncharacterized protein LOC135507087 — translation MAVRLARLARRTRRGGSPLTVPELSLVLKSSQPPERVLSRALSSVASLLRLWTVQCLDLTDFCIQGHSLITLLCHQGPLTLRLHSDTLQQLAVVVYEAQDKDLTRWFLEKVGGDLTSCRLDWEVLLSLLQHSTHNITVDLRKNRLLEKNISDLLPFLGRVIFKRLSSSFVKSTIRQIYDSRASDCVSSLLRSSDHWINLNSRELDRVDCTALCFTLQHSHQVKVNLLWTSIPPGEIESILPLLDRVSQLSVDRMLLLSFLHSCAASQILQEALSPAPPPAITTAAAAELLRALQHRLDFSCSSSVDLSAHDQGEALCLTTDHCRAINSVLKQSQHSTQLVQNPIQNQSRNQPQVQLILKDCEVEHGALRELLPILHIVKLSPRKALLLQLVDHVCEGIEEGVLRHTESLCRALDGELDLSETRLNQKACGSLALVLEHSEGLSELDLSDCKLTDSHLQPLLTHLHKVEVLDLSHNDITDALTDRIVQLVSTNTSILGVRLFSNTIKDRSPVPDRQEV, via the exons ATGGCAGTGAGACTGGCCAGACTGGCtaggaggacaaggagagggggTTCTCCACTGACTGTCCCAGAGCTCTCCCTGGTCCTAAAGAGCAGCCAGCCACCAGAGAGAGTGTTATCCAGGGCTCTGAGTAGTGTGGCGTCCCTGCTGAGACTCTGGACGGTGCAGTGTCTGGACCTGACTGACTTCTGCATCCAGGGTCACTCTCTCATCACACTGCTGTGTCACCAAGGCCCTCTCACTCTCAG ACTGCACTCAGACACTCTGCAGCAGCTGGCTGTAGTTGTGTATGAAGCTCAGGACAAGGACTTGACTCGGTGGTTCCTGGAGAAGGTTGGTGGAGACCTGACCTCCTGTAGGCTGGACTGGGAGgtgcttctctctctgctgcagcaTTCAACCCACAACATCACAGTGGACCTCAGGAAGAACAGGCTTCTAGAGAAGAACATCTCAGATCTTCTCCCCTTTCTGGGAAGGGTTATATTCAAGAG GCTCAGTTCCAGCTTTGTGAAGTCCACCATCAGACAGATCTATGACAGTAGAGCCAGTGACTGTGTGTCCAGTTTGTTGAGGTCTTCAGACCATTGGATCAACCTGAACAGCAGAGAGCTGGACAGAGTGGACTGTACTGCGCTGTGTTTCACCCTGCAGCACAGCCACCAAGTCAAAGTCAACCTGCTGTGGACCTCCATACCACCGGGGGAGATAGAGAGCATCCTGCCTCTTctggacagagtctcccaactCAG TGTTGACAGGATGCTGTTGCTGAGTTTCCTCCACTCCTGCGCTGCCTCTCAGATCCTGCAGGAGGCACTATCTCCAGCACCACCTCCAGCaataacaacagcagcagcagcagaattGCTCAGGGCTCTGCAGCACAGGTTGgacttctcctgctcctcctctgtgGACCTGTCAGCTCACGACCAGGGGGAGGCGCTGTGTCTGACCACTGACCACTGTAGGGCCATAAACTCTGTTCTGAAGCAGAGCCAACACAGCACACAGCTGGTTCAGAACCCGATCCAGAACCAGTCCCGAAACCAGCCCCAGGTGCAGCTCATCCTTAAAGACTGTGAGGTGGAGCACGGAGCACTGAGAGAGCTGCTTCCCATCCTGCATATTGTCAAGCTGAG CCCCCGCAAAGCTCTGCTACTTCAGCTGGTGGACCATGTGTGTGAGGGGATTGAAGAGGGGGTTCTGAGGCACACAGAGTCCCTGTGCAGAGCCCTGGATGGGGAGCTGGACCTCAGTGAGACCAGGCTGAACCAAAAGGCTTGTGGATCTCTGGCTCTGGTTCTGGAACACTCAGAGGGGCTGTCAGAACTGGACCTCAGCGACTGCAAACTCACAGACAGCCATCTACAGCCCCTGCTCACACACCTGCACAAAGTTGAAGTCCTTGA CCTGAGTCACAATGACATCACTGATGCTCTGACCGACAGAATTGTCCAACTGGTCTCCACCAACACTTCAATCCTCGGCGTACG GCTCTTCAGCAACACAATCAAGGACAGAAGTCCCGTTCCTGACAGACAAGAGGTTTGA